One Gelria sp. Kuro-4 DNA segment encodes these proteins:
- a CDS encoding sigma-54-dependent Fis family transcriptional regulator, with protein sequence MRQAPAVKGKKPAARGDPAGALAAVGAITLSQDEFRLLVDSLSDGVILTDAAGIILLANRNWEQISGLERQEVEGRNVRILVREGYYSHSVVAQALSEGQTAASLVRFRNGTEALATAIPVRADGKIKLVICSVQDVVELEAGYTAWENSRYLKERLPAEWQERAQEIPELKNLAAHSGAMQSLLRSLVQVAKVDSTVLLTGESGTGKTMLARLLHSLSPRSGRGRFLAINCAAVPATLLESELFGYEGGAFTGARKEGKVGLVEAAQGGTLLLDEIAELPLELQPKLLEVLQSKTFVRVGSTRPRYSDVRFICATNRNLEAMVAAGRFREDLYWRINVLPVYVPALRERREDIPFLARHFLDRLNERYHLEKQLAPDTLSCLQAYAWPGNVRELENLLEQLTVLTPGNTITRGDLPARLKRLAGCGENRWHGQPLKEAVAEFEREIIEEVLQASPSLAAAAEALGIDVSTLTRKRQRYRRQQRHLCKLCANMHNTPAEKTRRQGL encoded by the coding sequence ATGCGGCAGGCGCCGGCCGTCAAAGGGAAAAAACCGGCGGCGCGCGGCGATCCGGCGGGGGCCTTGGCGGCGGTGGGGGCCATTACGCTCAGCCAGGATGAGTTCCGCCTCCTGGTGGACTCACTTTCCGACGGAGTTATTCTCACCGATGCCGCCGGGATTATTCTCTTGGCCAACCGGAACTGGGAGCAGATCAGCGGCCTGGAACGACAGGAAGTGGAAGGGCGCAACGTCCGCATCCTGGTCCGTGAAGGTTACTACTCGCATTCGGTGGTGGCCCAGGCCCTGAGCGAAGGGCAGACGGCGGCGTCCCTGGTGCGTTTCCGCAACGGCACCGAGGCGCTGGCCACGGCCATACCCGTGCGAGCCGATGGCAAAATAAAGTTGGTCATCTGCAGCGTCCAGGACGTGGTGGAGCTGGAGGCCGGTTACACCGCCTGGGAAAACAGCCGCTACCTAAAGGAACGGTTGCCGGCGGAGTGGCAGGAGCGCGCACAGGAGATTCCCGAGCTCAAGAACCTGGCGGCGCACAGCGGGGCCATGCAGTCGCTGCTTCGTTCCCTGGTGCAGGTGGCCAAGGTGGATTCCACCGTCCTCCTTACCGGTGAGTCGGGAACCGGGAAAACTATGCTGGCGCGTCTTTTGCACTCCCTGAGTCCCCGCTCCGGGCGGGGCCGTTTTCTCGCCATCAACTGTGCCGCGGTGCCGGCGACGCTCCTGGAATCGGAGCTTTTCGGCTATGAGGGCGGCGCTTTTACCGGGGCACGCAAAGAGGGCAAAGTGGGGCTGGTGGAGGCGGCGCAGGGCGGGACGCTGCTCCTCGACGAAATCGCGGAGCTGCCGCTGGAGCTGCAACCGAAACTGCTCGAGGTGTTGCAGTCGAAAACCTTCGTGCGGGTAGGATCAACGCGGCCGCGGTACAGCGACGTGCGCTTTATTTGTGCCACCAACCGGAACCTGGAGGCCATGGTGGCCGCTGGTCGCTTCCGCGAGGACCTCTACTGGCGCATCAACGTGCTGCCGGTGTACGTGCCGGCGCTGCGGGAACGGCGCGAGGACATCCCCTTTTTGGCCCGTCACTTCCTGGACCGCTTGAATGAACGTTATCACCTGGAAAAACAGCTGGCGCCCGATACCCTGTCCTGCCTCCAGGCTTACGCCTGGCCCGGTAATGTGCGCGAGCTGGAGAACCTCTTGGAGCAGCTTACGGTACTCACCCCCGGCAACACCATTACCCGGGGTGACCTGCCGGCGCGGCTGAAACGGCTGGCCGGCTGCGGTGAGAACCGCTGGCACGGGCAACCGCTGAAAGAGGCGGTGGCGGAGTTTGAGCGCGAAATCATCGAAGAAGTGCTGCAGGCCAGCCCGAGCTTGGCCGCTGCGGCGGAAGCCTTGGGGATAGACGTCTCGACTTTGACGAGAAAACGACAACGTTACCGCCGGCAGCAGAGGCATTTGTGCAAGCTATGTGCAAATATGCACAACACGCCCGCCGAGAAAACGCGGCGACAGGGCCTGTAA
- a CDS encoding acyl-CoA dehydrogenase family protein, translating to MDFKLSEELEMWRRTVREFTEKEVAPHDAEMDRANDLPWDIIQKMSANGFFGIPYPEEYGGAGMGSLAAVITIEELARGSASVALTLDAHWLAVDPIFLFGTEEQKKKYLPDLVGGKKLAAFALTEPVAGSDAAGIISTAVRDGDYWVLNGTKAFITNGGAAEIYVIAVKTDKTKGARGISTFIVEKGTPGFSIGKKEDKMGCRGSVTTELVLDNCRVPAANLLGKEGEGFKVAMTTLDFGRICVGAMGVGGATAAMEAAGRYANQRQAFGGPLSKLQAIQFKMADMATGIEAARLLAYRAAWLRDQGQRYSKEAAMAKVFGAEVAMAACKEGIQIFGGYGYTRDCPVERYLRDAKLLEIGEGTSEVMRMIIGGATLKELA from the coding sequence ATGGACTTCAAACTCAGTGAAGAGCTGGAAATGTGGCGCCGGACGGTGCGGGAGTTCACGGAGAAGGAAGTGGCGCCGCACGACGCTGAGATGGACCGGGCGAACGACCTCCCCTGGGACATCATCCAGAAGATGAGCGCCAACGGGTTCTTTGGTATCCCTTATCCGGAAGAATACGGGGGCGCCGGCATGGGTTCACTGGCGGCGGTGATCACCATTGAGGAACTGGCCCGCGGTTCGGCCAGCGTGGCCTTAACCCTGGATGCGCACTGGCTGGCTGTCGACCCCATCTTCCTTTTCGGCACCGAGGAGCAGAAAAAGAAGTACCTGCCTGACTTGGTCGGCGGGAAAAAACTGGCGGCCTTTGCCCTGACGGAGCCCGTGGCCGGTTCGGATGCCGCCGGGATCATCAGCACGGCCGTGCGGGATGGCGACTATTGGGTGCTGAATGGCACCAAGGCCTTTATCACCAACGGGGGTGCGGCCGAAATCTATGTTATAGCCGTCAAGACTGATAAGACCAAGGGTGCCCGCGGTATTTCCACGTTCATCGTGGAAAAGGGTACCCCCGGCTTCAGCATCGGCAAGAAAGAGGACAAGATGGGCTGCCGGGGTTCGGTGACGACGGAACTTGTCCTGGATAACTGCCGGGTGCCGGCGGCCAACCTGTTGGGTAAAGAGGGCGAAGGCTTCAAGGTAGCCATGACGACCCTGGACTTCGGCCGCATCTGTGTAGGTGCCATGGGTGTCGGCGGTGCCACAGCTGCCATGGAGGCGGCCGGACGCTACGCTAACCAGCGCCAGGCCTTTGGCGGCCCGCTGAGCAAGCTGCAGGCCATCCAGTTCAAGATGGCGGATATGGCCACGGGGATTGAGGCGGCACGCCTCCTGGCTTACCGGGCGGCCTGGCTGCGCGATCAGGGCCAGCGCTACTCCAAGGAAGCGGCCATGGCGAAGGTCTTCGGGGCCGAGGTCGCCATGGCGGCCTGCAAAGAAGGGATTCAGATTTTCGGCGGTTACGGGTACACCCGCGACTGCCCGGTGGAACGTTACCTGCGCGATGCGAAGCTGCTCGAGATCGGCGAGGGTACTTCGGAAGTTATGCGCATGATCATCGGCGGCGCTACCCTGAAAGAACTAGCGTAA
- a CDS encoding electron transfer flavoprotein subunit beta/FixA family protein gives MHIVVCIKQVPATLDVRVDPVTHNLIREGTESVINSFDENALEEALRLKEQLGGKVSVISMGPPQVKEALRKALAMGADEAFLLCDRALGGADTLATAYTLAQGIRRLAPFDLVLCGRHAVDADTGQVGPELAERLNLPQATLVKKLECDGKTVVAWRECEEGTAVWEVPLPAVVTVDKEINTPRYPSPLGIMRAAKKPLAVWTAKDLAVEEDQIGLKGSPTRVLRLFSPQRTSHVEILPGKPEEAAATLVAKLRELKVLQA, from the coding sequence TTGCATATCGTTGTGTGCATCAAACAGGTCCCGGCTACGCTGGACGTGCGGGTGGACCCTGTTACCCACAACCTGATCCGGGAAGGCACCGAGAGCGTCATCAACAGCTTCGACGAAAACGCCCTGGAAGAAGCCCTGCGGCTCAAGGAGCAACTGGGCGGCAAGGTGAGCGTGATCAGCATGGGGCCGCCCCAGGTGAAGGAGGCCCTGCGCAAGGCACTGGCCATGGGTGCGGACGAGGCCTTCCTCCTCTGCGACCGGGCGCTGGGTGGTGCCGATACCCTGGCCACCGCCTATACGCTGGCCCAGGGGATCAGGCGGCTGGCTCCTTTTGATCTCGTCCTTTGCGGCCGGCATGCCGTCGATGCCGATACCGGGCAGGTGGGCCCAGAACTGGCCGAGCGCCTGAACCTGCCTCAGGCGACCCTGGTTAAGAAGCTGGAGTGCGACGGTAAGACCGTCGTTGCCTGGCGGGAGTGTGAAGAGGGTACCGCCGTCTGGGAGGTGCCGCTTCCGGCGGTGGTGACGGTGGACAAGGAAATAAACACCCCGCGGTATCCCAGCCCGCTCGGCATCATGCGGGCGGCGAAAAAGCCGCTGGCGGTGTGGACGGCCAAAGACCTGGCTGTGGAGGAGGACCAGATCGGCCTTAAAGGTTCGCCCACCCGCGTGCTCCGGCTGTTTTCGCCCCAGCGAACCTCCCATGTGGAAATACTGCCCGGCAAGCCGGAAGAGGCGGCAGCCACGCTGGTGGCCAAGCTTCGGGAGCTCAAAGTGTTGCAGGCATAG
- a CDS encoding electron transfer flavoprotein subunit alpha/FixB family protein, whose protein sequence is MQEIWVVAETNQGRLAPVTLELVGKARALAEAAGAAVTVVLAGHPVAGLAAELIASGADTVLVADHAELASYRTLPYAEVLAGLIRARRPSIVLFGATSQGRDLAPRLAARLRTGLTADCLDLSLDKDGLLVQTKPSYGDNVMVDIVIPEHRPQMATVRPHVFPQPEKNAARRGRIEEVGVSLDSAALCTRVREVLAEVQPASKLEEAEVVVAGGRGMGSKENFALLYQLARALGGVVGATRPPVDEGWIDAAYQIGQSGKTIAPKLYIACGISGAVQHTVGMEKAKLVVAINKDAGAPIFNFATYGIVGDVREVIPALLAQLNARK, encoded by the coding sequence ATGCAGGAGATTTGGGTTGTTGCAGAAACCAACCAGGGGCGTTTGGCGCCGGTGACCTTGGAGCTGGTGGGTAAGGCGCGGGCGTTGGCAGAGGCTGCGGGCGCTGCGGTGACGGTGGTCCTGGCCGGCCACCCGGTCGCAGGACTGGCCGCCGAGCTGATAGCTTCCGGCGCTGACACCGTTCTTGTGGCCGATCACGCGGAGCTCGCTTCCTACCGGACCCTGCCTTACGCTGAGGTGCTGGCCGGCCTTATCCGGGCCCGCCGGCCGTCCATTGTGCTCTTTGGGGCCACCAGCCAGGGGCGTGACCTGGCACCCCGGCTGGCAGCCCGCCTGCGGACAGGGCTTACCGCCGACTGCCTGGACCTAAGCCTGGACAAGGACGGCCTCCTGGTGCAGACGAAGCCGTCTTACGGCGACAACGTAATGGTGGACATCGTGATCCCCGAGCACCGCCCGCAGATGGCTACGGTACGGCCGCACGTTTTTCCACAGCCGGAGAAGAATGCGGCGCGCCGGGGCCGTATCGAGGAGGTCGGCGTTTCCCTGGACAGCGCGGCTTTGTGTACCCGGGTGCGGGAAGTGCTGGCCGAAGTACAGCCTGCTTCTAAACTGGAAGAAGCCGAGGTGGTGGTGGCCGGCGGGCGCGGCATGGGTTCCAAAGAAAACTTCGCCCTCCTTTATCAGCTGGCCCGGGCCCTGGGCGGGGTCGTCGGCGCAACGCGGCCGCCGGTGGACGAAGGTTGGATCGATGCCGCCTACCAGATCGGTCAGAGCGGCAAGACCATCGCGCCCAAGCTGTACATTGCCTGCGGTATCTCGGGCGCGGTCCAGCACACGGTGGGCATGGAGAAGGCCAAATTGGTGGTGGCCATCAACAAAGACGCCGGTGCCCCCATCTTCAATTTTGCCACCTACGGCATCGTCGGCGATGTGCGCGAGGTTATCCCGGCCCTCTTGGCGCAGCTGAACGCCAGGAAGTAA
- a CDS encoding CoA transferase subunit A: MKSKEVSLDAALSHVKDGMTIMIGGFLDLNAPLAAIDRLVELGVKDLTLIAAVNAYPGGGFGIGKLIENHQVKKYIGSHIGTCPAAVEQYKNGELEVEFYPQGTVIEKIRAGGAGLGGILTPTGVGTLMEEGKQKVTVDGRVYLVETPLKADVAIIRGYKADKVGNILYRGTPNSNPIMALAADYVIAEVDYVVEAGEIEPDRVGTPGILVDAVVRGYGEEKTREIFRDLWTKNKKLA, encoded by the coding sequence ATGAAGTCGAAAGAGGTTTCCCTGGATGCCGCCCTAAGCCACGTCAAGGACGGCATGACCATCATGATCGGCGGCTTTCTCGACCTCAACGCCCCCCTGGCCGCCATCGACCGCTTGGTGGAGTTGGGGGTGAAGGACCTTACCCTGATTGCCGCCGTCAATGCCTACCCGGGGGGCGGCTTTGGCATCGGCAAACTGATTGAGAACCACCAGGTGAAGAAGTACATCGGCTCTCACATCGGCACCTGCCCGGCCGCCGTCGAGCAGTACAAAAACGGCGAGCTTGAGGTGGAGTTCTACCCGCAGGGCACGGTGATCGAGAAGATCCGGGCCGGCGGGGCCGGGCTGGGCGGCATCCTTACCCCCACCGGCGTCGGCACGCTTATGGAAGAGGGCAAACAGAAGGTTACGGTAGACGGCCGGGTATATCTGGTGGAGACGCCGCTCAAGGCCGATGTGGCCATCATCCGCGGCTACAAAGCCGATAAGGTCGGCAACATCCTTTACCGTGGTACGCCCAATTCCAACCCCATCATGGCCCTGGCGGCCGACTACGTCATCGCCGAGGTGGACTACGTGGTAGAGGCGGGGGAAATTGAACCGGATCGCGTCGGCACGCCGGGTATTCTCGTCGACGCCGTGGTCAGGGGTTACGGCGAAGAGAAGACGCGGGAGATCTTCCGCGACCTCTGGACCAAGAACAAGAAACTGGCGTAA
- a CDS encoding 3-oxoacid CoA-transferase subunit B, with the protein MDARELIARRAAQEFRDGYVVNLGFGIPVMAASFIPEGVEVILQAENGILRFETVTRQGEEDPYIADAACQPTRVLPGGSTFDLATSFAIIRGGHVDATILGALEVDQEGNIANWALPLGPGKWTPGMGGAMDLLVGAKKVICTLQHTDKKGRSKILKKCTLPLSAAKAVDIIITELAVMEVTPEGLVLKEVAPGVTVDQVKAATAADLIIKEPVPEMKL; encoded by the coding sequence ATGGACGCACGTGAGCTCATCGCCCGCCGGGCGGCGCAGGAATTCAGAGACGGGTACGTTGTGAACCTCGGTTTCGGTATCCCCGTAATGGCCGCCTCGTTTATTCCCGAGGGCGTGGAGGTGATCCTGCAGGCCGAAAACGGCATCTTGCGCTTTGAGACGGTGACCCGCCAGGGCGAAGAAGACCCGTACATCGCCGACGCGGCCTGCCAACCGACCCGGGTGCTGCCGGGCGGCTCCACCTTCGACCTGGCGACCTCGTTTGCCATCATCCGCGGCGGCCACGTGGACGCTACCATCCTGGGTGCACTGGAAGTGGACCAGGAGGGCAACATCGCCAACTGGGCGCTGCCCCTGGGGCCCGGCAAATGGACGCCGGGCATGGGCGGGGCCATGGACCTTTTGGTGGGTGCGAAAAAGGTCATCTGCACCCTGCAGCACACCGACAAGAAGGGCCGCTCGAAAATCCTCAAGAAATGCACGCTGCCCCTTTCGGCGGCCAAGGCGGTGGACATTATCATCACCGAGCTGGCCGTAATGGAAGTGACCCCCGAGGGCCTGGTGCTTAAAGAAGTGGCTCCAGGGGTGACGGTGGACCAGGTGAAGGCAGCTACTGCGGCCGACCTCATCATTAAGGAACCGGTACCGGAAATGAAGCTTTAG
- the rsmD gene encoding 16S rRNA (guanine(966)-N(2))-methyltransferase RsmD encodes MRIIAGRERGRRLLCPAGRRVRPTSDRVREALFDILQHRVPGAKVLDLFAGTGALGIEALSRGARCAVFVDNHPASLAVVRANLERCRLAARAQVVKADALAYVARAGGRDEPYEIIFADPPYRSGMGAALLHAINPALLARDGLVVYEHARGEELPEAAGDLTRLRQQRYGDTMLSFYSLKTATLPGPATSPT; translated from the coding sequence GTGCGCATCATCGCAGGAAGAGAGCGCGGCCGGCGCCTGCTCTGCCCGGCAGGGCGCCGCGTGCGACCGACTTCGGACCGCGTGCGCGAAGCGCTTTTTGATATTCTGCAGCACCGGGTACCGGGAGCCAAGGTGCTGGACCTTTTCGCCGGGACCGGCGCACTCGGTATTGAGGCGCTTAGCCGCGGGGCCCGCTGCGCTGTTTTTGTGGATAATCATCCGGCCAGCCTGGCTGTGGTACGCGCTAATTTGGAACGGTGCCGGCTCGCGGCCCGGGCCCAGGTGGTTAAAGCCGATGCCCTGGCCTACGTGGCCCGCGCCGGCGGTCGGGATGAGCCTTACGAGATCATCTTTGCTGATCCCCCCTACCGCTCGGGTATGGGGGCGGCTTTGCTCCATGCGATAAATCCTGCTCTCTTGGCCCGGGACGGGCTGGTGGTCTACGAGCATGCCCGCGGTGAAGAGTTGCCTGAAGCGGCGGGGGACCTTACGCGCCTCCGGCAGCAGCGCTACGGCGACACCATGCTGAGCTTCTACAGCCTTAAAACGGCAACCCTTCCCGGCCCGGCTACTTCCCCTACCTAG
- the coaD gene encoding pantetheine-phosphate adenylyltransferase has product MPIAVYPGSFDPVTNGHLDIISRAARIFERVIVAVGRQANKKPLFSTEERVEMLKAVTEDLPNVEVDSFDGLLVQYVRRRGAHIVVRGLRAISDFDYEFQMTLTTKKLDENVETLFMMTSSEYSFLSSSIVKEVASYGGCVRDMVPPVVEKWLRQKYRV; this is encoded by the coding sequence ATGCCGATAGCAGTTTACCCGGGAAGTTTTGACCCAGTGACAAACGGACACCTGGACATCATCAGCCGTGCGGCCCGCATTTTTGAACGCGTGATCGTCGCCGTAGGCCGGCAGGCCAACAAAAAGCCGCTCTTCAGCACCGAGGAGCGGGTGGAGATGCTGAAGGCGGTTACCGAGGACCTCCCCAACGTGGAAGTGGACAGCTTCGACGGGCTCCTGGTTCAGTACGTGCGCCGCCGTGGGGCCCACATCGTGGTGCGGGGCCTACGGGCGATTTCGGACTTCGATTACGAGTTCCAAATGACGCTCACCACGAAGAAACTGGACGAGAACGTCGAAACCCTATTTATGATGACGAGTTCCGAATACAGCTTTCTCAGCTCCAGTATTGTCAAAGAAGTAGCGAGTTACGGCGGCTGCGTGCGCGATATGGTTCCGCCGGTGGTGGAGAAGTGGCTGCGGCAAAAGTACCGGGTCTAG
- a CDS encoding ATPase — translation MDIFDQLDQLEAMLEQAPRIPLTGKLVLSEDEVIELIEQIRHSLPEEIRQARWLVRERQRYLKEAEEEARKLAEQGQSYAQKLVEEHEVLKLAQQKAQEITAQAQKAAREIRAGANEYAEGVLGRLEEYLTQALSSIRQGREALKPKEQ, via the coding sequence ATGGACATTTTCGACCAACTGGATCAACTGGAAGCCATGCTGGAACAGGCACCGCGGATACCCTTGACAGGAAAGCTGGTACTCAGCGAAGACGAGGTCATTGAGCTGATCGAACAGATCCGTCACAGCCTGCCGGAGGAAATCCGGCAGGCGCGCTGGCTGGTTAGGGAGCGCCAGCGGTACCTGAAAGAGGCGGAGGAAGAAGCGCGCAAGCTGGCGGAGCAGGGCCAGAGTTACGCGCAGAAACTGGTGGAGGAACACGAGGTGCTGAAGCTGGCCCAGCAAAAGGCGCAGGAGATCACTGCCCAGGCGCAAAAGGCGGCCCGGGAGATCCGGGCCGGGGCCAACGAGTATGCCGAGGGCGTGCTGGGGCGGCTGGAGGAGTACTTGACGCAGGCGCTGAGCAGTATCCGCCAGGGCCGGGAAGCCTTAAAACCGAAGGAACAGTAA
- the ylbJ gene encoding sporulation integral membrane protein YlbJ: MVRLPSRRRFKSYLGTYALAGIAVVLTVCMVRYPDVAFQAAVHGLGVWFEIVFPALLPFFIGSEILMGLGVVHGMGVLLEPFMRPLFNVPGAGSFVMAMGLASGYPIGAVLTARLRKEKLCTRVEAERLVSFTNTADPLFMIGAVAVGMFSIVQIGVVISLAHYIGAILVGFVLRFYAAGDRERIPQDSGQGNILVRALKALYRARVEDGRPFGRLLGDAIRQSVNTLLVIGGFIMLFSVIIQIATAVKLTSSLAGAFGRLLLFFGLDPNLAPALVSGFFEITIGSDLAAKATDLSGTALPLLQRAVVAAAIIAWSGLSVHFQVAAMVNETDIRLTPYVIARLLHALFSGVVAYFLMPHVMKASAPLAAPVFAPLDAGGTAVLWRWHLLYLGALPLLTLLFLGLLYGLAATVRQARIVSFLWRR; the protein is encoded by the coding sequence ATGGTCCGCCTTCCCAGCCGCCGCCGCTTCAAGAGCTACCTTGGGACGTACGCCCTCGCCGGCATAGCCGTCGTCCTTACTGTCTGCATGGTGCGCTACCCCGACGTGGCCTTCCAGGCGGCCGTTCATGGCCTGGGCGTCTGGTTTGAAATTGTCTTCCCCGCCCTGCTCCCCTTTTTCATCGGTTCAGAGATTCTCATGGGCCTGGGCGTGGTCCACGGCATGGGCGTTCTCTTGGAGCCTTTTATGCGCCCGCTTTTCAATGTCCCCGGTGCGGGTTCTTTCGTCATGGCCATGGGTCTGGCGTCCGGTTATCCCATCGGTGCCGTTCTCACCGCCCGTCTGCGTAAAGAGAAGCTCTGCACCCGCGTTGAAGCGGAGCGCCTGGTCAGTTTCACCAACACCGCCGACCCGCTCTTTATGATCGGAGCGGTGGCGGTGGGGATGTTCAGCATCGTCCAGATCGGAGTGGTGATCTCCCTGGCGCACTACATCGGTGCGATTCTAGTGGGGTTTGTCCTTCGCTTTTACGCCGCCGGCGACCGGGAGCGCATCCCCCAGGACAGCGGGCAAGGCAACATCTTGGTGCGGGCACTGAAGGCCCTCTACCGAGCACGGGTGGAAGACGGCCGCCCCTTCGGCCGGCTCCTCGGGGACGCCATCCGCCAGTCCGTGAACACGCTCCTTGTGATCGGCGGGTTCATCATGCTGTTTTCGGTGATCATTCAAATCGCCACCGCGGTAAAACTTACTTCCTCCCTGGCCGGGGCGTTTGGCCGGCTCCTCCTCTTCTTCGGCCTTGATCCTAATCTCGCGCCGGCCCTCGTCAGCGGCTTCTTCGAAATCACCATCGGCAGCGACCTGGCGGCCAAGGCCACAGACCTCAGCGGTACCGCCCTGCCGCTCTTGCAGCGGGCAGTGGTCGCAGCGGCCATCATCGCCTGGAGCGGGCTCTCGGTCCACTTCCAGGTGGCCGCCATGGTCAACGAAACCGACATCAGGCTGACGCCTTATGTAATCGCCCGTCTCCTGCATGCCCTTTTCTCCGGTGTAGTGGCTTACTTCTTGATGCCACATGTTATGAAAGCCAGCGCCCCCCTGGCTGCCCCGGTTTTCGCCCCCCTGGACGCAGGCGGTACAGCAGTCCTGTGGCGCTGGCACCTTTTATACCTGGGAGCCCTGCCGCTCCTGACCCTCCTCTTCTTGGGGCTCCTTTACGGTCTCGCGGCCACCGTGCGCCAGGCGCGCATCGTGTCTTTTCTCTGGCGCCGCTAG
- a CDS encoding patatin-like phospholipase family protein, translating into MNPAVTLALGAGAARGLAHIGVLQVLAETGINIGWLAGTSIGALVGALFAAGVDLYELEKLACHLRLKHVADFVLPKEGLVGGEKLRGLLSLLLRGKTFADLYLPFAVVATDLQTGEEVVLKEGPVVDAVLASCAIPGVFRPVRHRGRLLVDGGLVDRVPVRVASELAPAAVVAVDVGPSLKASRLRTLPEITMQAIDIMQEEVMRLKACTADVFIRPAVGEFSPLRLDRGPELIRRGRAAAEAALPAIKEALEKKPAGRKKAAGTGKKERE; encoded by the coding sequence ATGAACCCAGCTGTTACGCTGGCCTTGGGCGCAGGCGCAGCCCGCGGCCTGGCCCACATCGGTGTACTGCAGGTGCTGGCGGAAACCGGCATAAACATCGGCTGGCTGGCCGGTACCAGCATCGGCGCTCTGGTGGGGGCCCTGTTTGCCGCCGGCGTTGACCTGTACGAACTGGAAAAGCTGGCCTGCCACCTGCGGCTGAAACACGTGGCCGATTTCGTTCTCCCGAAGGAAGGACTGGTGGGCGGCGAAAAGCTGCGCGGCCTGCTCAGCCTGCTTCTGCGAGGCAAAACCTTTGCCGATCTCTACCTGCCTTTTGCGGTGGTCGCTACCGACCTGCAAACGGGGGAAGAGGTGGTACTGAAGGAAGGACCGGTGGTGGATGCGGTCCTGGCCAGTTGCGCTATTCCCGGTGTTTTCCGGCCGGTACGGCACAGGGGGCGTCTCCTGGTGGACGGCGGTCTGGTGGACCGTGTTCCGGTACGGGTGGCCAGTGAGCTGGCCCCGGCTGCGGTGGTGGCCGTAGATGTGGGTCCCAGCCTTAAGGCCAGCCGGCTGCGTACCCTGCCGGAAATCACCATGCAGGCCATCGATATCATGCAGGAAGAGGTAATGCGGCTTAAAGCCTGCACCGCCGATGTCTTTATCCGGCCGGCGGTGGGTGAGTTCAGCCCGCTGCGCTTGGACCGCGGGCCGGAACTTATCCGCCGGGGGCGGGCGGCTGCCGAGGCGGCTTTGCCGGCTATTAAAGAAGCTTTAGAAAAAAAGCCGGCGGGAAGGAAGAAAGCGGCAGGAACTGGTAAGAAAGAGCGCGAATAA
- a CDS encoding peptidoglycan-binding protein, producing the protein MRRAGLVTAAATLIVSILLAGALPVGASPAAALQPGSRGEGVRVLQELLSAQALFAVTPDGVYGPVTEQAVRSFQAGHGLPVDGVVGPDTWAALLRVRYAVQPGDTLPALAARFATTVEALTEANPGLQERGLVAGEKLRLPPLALRSAPTPDRGQAAGTGSGRLVRWEEAARAFRDGTTATVTDVETGLTFRVRRRGGHYHADVEPATAEDTQKLRKIYGRWSWERRAVLVDYGAGPVAASINGMPHGSGDLSGNNFPGHICLHFLGSKTHGSAKVDPEHQAMVYKAAGKNK; encoded by the coding sequence ATGCGGCGCGCAGGCCTTGTAACAGCAGCGGCGACACTAATCGTCTCCATCCTTCTGGCGGGCGCGCTGCCGGTGGGGGCAAGCCCCGCCGCAGCGCTCCAGCCAGGCAGCCGCGGCGAGGGCGTGCGGGTTCTCCAGGAACTTTTGAGCGCGCAGGCGCTCTTTGCCGTCACTCCGGACGGGGTTTACGGCCCCGTTACCGAACAGGCGGTGCGTTCCTTCCAGGCCGGACACGGTTTGCCGGTGGACGGTGTCGTCGGGCCGGACACCTGGGCGGCGTTGCTGCGCGTACGTTACGCGGTCCAGCCGGGTGATACCCTGCCTGCTCTGGCCGCGCGGTTTGCTACCACGGTGGAGGCCCTGACGGAGGCCAACCCGGGGCTGCAGGAGCGGGGCCTGGTGGCGGGCGAGAAGCTGCGCCTGCCGCCGCTTGCTCTGCGCAGTGCACCTACCCCCGACCGCGGCCAGGCGGCCGGCACCGGGTCGGGTCGCCTGGTACGGTGGGAGGAGGCGGCGCGCGCCTTTCGCGATGGGACGACGGCGACCGTTACCGACGTGGAAACGGGCCTTACCTTCCGGGTGCGGCGGCGGGGCGGGCACTACCATGCCGACGTTGAGCCTGCCACCGCCGAGGACACCCAAAAACTGAGGAAGATATACGGCCGCTGGAGCTGGGAGCGGCGGGCCGTACTGGTGGACTACGGGGCGGGACCGGTGGCGGCGTCGATAAACGGCATGCCGCACGGGAGCGGCGACCTTTCCGGTAACAACTTCCCGGGGCACATCTGCCTGCATTTTCTCGGCAGCAAGACCCATGGCAGCGCCAAAGTAGATCCGGAGCACCAGGCCATGGTGTACAAGGCCGCCGGCAAAAACAAATAG